One Micromonospora sp. WMMD1120 genomic region harbors:
- a CDS encoding ABC transporter substrate-binding protein: MSPIRSATIAALASAVVATTLTGCQFGAAEQDTSPIVIGADLELSGAAASIGQTYQRALKLKVDQLNASGALNGRKIDLDVKDNRSDAAESLRNIVDFSSNPRVSAIIMGGCNECAVGAVGTINEKRIPTIALASSGAIAAPVADRRYVFKLGPNAADSAAALTTELRRNNIRKVGMLVSDNDYGREGSAALKSELDKARISLREQRAKITDTDVSQQVRQLTTGKPDALVFWTPPEQATLAATSAQQASFRGSLYFDAGAAGDLFLGAAAKATERATLIFTQTMVIDDVIATTPAKAARRQWFQDYTARFGDYNGASSFAADAVQLIADAELRAGGEAGKVDRDGIRNVLETSQMDGLSGPIRMTPDNHSGLMPQALTTLVARNGRWRLAG, translated from the coding sequence TTGAGCCCCATCCGCTCCGCGACGATCGCGGCGCTCGCATCGGCCGTAGTGGCCACCACCCTCACCGGCTGCCAGTTCGGCGCAGCGGAGCAGGACACGAGTCCGATCGTGATCGGCGCCGATCTCGAGCTATCCGGCGCCGCGGCCTCGATCGGCCAGACATACCAGCGGGCACTGAAACTCAAGGTCGATCAGTTGAACGCCTCCGGGGCACTGAACGGCCGGAAGATCGATTTGGACGTGAAGGACAACCGTTCCGACGCCGCCGAGTCGCTTCGCAACATCGTCGACTTCAGCAGTAATCCGCGGGTCAGCGCCATCATCATGGGCGGCTGCAACGAATGCGCGGTCGGCGCGGTGGGAACGATCAACGAGAAGCGGATTCCCACCATTGCGCTCGCCTCTTCCGGCGCGATCGCGGCCCCGGTCGCCGATCGGCGGTACGTGTTCAAGCTGGGCCCCAACGCCGCGGACAGCGCCGCCGCACTGACCACGGAACTGCGCCGCAACAACATTCGCAAGGTCGGAATGCTCGTCAGCGACAACGACTACGGCCGGGAGGGCTCGGCAGCGCTCAAGAGCGAACTGGACAAGGCCCGGATCTCGCTCCGCGAGCAGCGGGCCAAAATCACCGACACCGACGTCAGCCAGCAGGTCCGGCAGCTCACCACCGGCAAGCCGGACGCGCTGGTCTTCTGGACCCCGCCGGAGCAGGCGACGCTCGCCGCGACCAGCGCCCAGCAGGCCAGCTTCCGTGGGTCGCTCTACTTCGACGCTGGAGCGGCCGGTGACCTCTTCCTCGGCGCGGCGGCCAAGGCCACCGAGCGGGCAACGCTGATCTTCACCCAGACCATGGTGATCGACGACGTGATCGCGACCACGCCGGCCAAGGCGGCGCGACGGCAGTGGTTCCAGGACTACACGGCACGCTTCGGTGACTACAACGGAGCCTCGTCGTTCGCCGCGGACGCCGTCCAGCTCATCGCCGACGCGGAGCTGCGGGCCGGCGGCGAGGCCGGCAAGGTCGACCGCGACGGCATCCGGAACGTCCTCGAGACGTCGCAGATGGACGGCCTCTCCGGTCCGATCCGCATGACGCCG